Proteins encoded within one genomic window of Rossellomorea vietnamensis:
- a CDS encoding cysteine hydrolase family protein: MMKNALLIIDVQNGMFQEGNVVYKGKRLLQTLKDLIEKARSNETLIFFIQHNAPTGKPLEHSTRGWEIHPEITPNPQDVIIQKTTPDSFYNTSLDDELKKQGIEHLIIAGIQTEACVDTTCRRAFSLDYKVTLISDAHSTWDSQDITAQQIINHHNGVLRWFADVYPSNDITFDS, encoded by the coding sequence ATGATGAAGAATGCACTACTAATTATAGACGTTCAGAATGGAATGTTTCAGGAAGGTAACGTTGTGTACAAAGGAAAAAGATTACTACAAACTTTGAAAGATCTAATAGAAAAAGCACGCTCTAACGAGACATTGATATTCTTTATACAGCATAATGCACCAACAGGAAAACCATTAGAGCATAGTACAAGGGGATGGGAGATCCATCCTGAAATCACTCCAAACCCTCAAGATGTCATCATTCAAAAAACGACTCCGGATTCATTTTATAATACTTCTTTAGATGATGAACTGAAAAAACAAGGGATTGAACATTTGATCATTGCGGGAATTCAAACAGAAGCATGTGTAGATACAACGTGCAGAAGAGCTTTTAGTTTGGATTACAAGGTCACTTTAATTTCAGATGCACACAGCACTTGGGATTCGCAAGATATCACGGCCCAACAAATTATAAACCATCATAATGGCGTGTTGCGTTGGTTTGCAGATGTCTACCCAAGTAACGATATTACGTTTGATAGTTGA
- the lysS gene encoding lysine--tRNA ligase → MSNEQTEGRIEKLETLRSQGISVHPERFSTNYELYEASQLEDGTAGVRVAGRIMSIRNFNKLVFITVSNIQGSLQLLLKKDEVGEISFEQFNDLLDIGDFIGAAGRMYTTKTKEKTLRIESYIFLGKALRSLPEKWHGISNIELRYRQRYLDLMMTKETQNRLLSRSKMVRAIRRFFEDQEFLEVETPVLQHTSSGAIAKPFRTYHNSLDTELNLRIAPETYLKRLIVGGFTKVFEFAKCFRNEGISPQHLQEFTMVEGYAAYWNYEDTMNLMREMVLFILRQTFNTTTITLKGQTIDFSLEWEVISFRDLILKETGIDINLYPDVKDLYQETKRKNIELDHTEINSLGRGNFIDLLYKKTCRPQLVKPTFLIQHPIDLSPLARANDEDQTLTDRFQLVVNGAEIINAYSELVDPIEQRKRLEAQAILKSNGDLEAMEMDEDYLTAMEYGMPPVSGWGFGIERLLMVLTDSDTIKECTLFPLTKKL, encoded by the coding sequence ATGAGTAATGAACAAACAGAGGGTAGAATTGAGAAGTTAGAGACATTAAGGTCCCAGGGAATTTCAGTACACCCAGAAAGGTTTTCCACTAATTATGAGCTCTATGAAGCCTCCCAGCTTGAAGACGGTACTGCTGGTGTGCGAGTGGCAGGTAGAATAATGAGTATTAGAAACTTCAACAAATTAGTTTTCATTACCGTTTCAAACATTCAAGGAAGCCTACAACTTCTTTTAAAAAAGGATGAGGTTGGAGAGATATCATTTGAACAATTTAATGATTTATTAGATATAGGAGATTTTATTGGCGCGGCAGGTCGTATGTACACGACAAAGACGAAAGAAAAAACATTACGAATCGAAAGCTATATTTTTCTTGGGAAAGCATTGAGAAGTCTTCCGGAAAAATGGCACGGCATAAGCAATATTGAACTTCGATATAGACAGCGTTACTTAGATTTAATGATGACAAAAGAGACACAAAATCGATTACTTTCAAGGAGCAAAATGGTACGGGCGATTCGCAGGTTTTTTGAAGATCAAGAATTCCTGGAAGTAGAAACGCCAGTGTTACAACATACTTCATCCGGTGCCATTGCGAAACCCTTTAGGACATATCATAATTCGTTAGATACTGAATTAAACTTACGGATTGCTCCGGAAACTTATTTAAAAAGGTTAATCGTAGGTGGTTTTACGAAAGTATTTGAATTTGCAAAATGCTTTAGGAACGAAGGGATAAGTCCTCAACATCTTCAAGAATTTACTATGGTGGAAGGTTACGCAGCATATTGGAATTATGAAGATACAATGAATTTAATGCGTGAGATGGTATTGTTTATTTTAAGGCAAACCTTTAATACCACGACGATTACATTAAAAGGACAAACGATTGATTTTTCACTTGAATGGGAAGTGATCTCCTTCAGGGATTTAATTCTCAAAGAAACAGGAATAGATATAAACCTTTATCCTGACGTAAAAGATTTGTACCAAGAAACGAAAAGAAAAAATATCGAACTGGATCATACTGAAATTAATTCTTTAGGGAGAGGCAATTTCATTGATTTACTTTATAAAAAAACGTGCCGGCCACAACTTGTAAAACCCACATTTTTAATCCAGCATCCTATTGATTTATCCCCACTTGCAAGAGCAAATGATGAGGATCAAACTCTTACCGACCGTTTCCAATTAGTCGTAAATGGAGCTGAAATAATTAATGCTTATTCAGAACTTGTTGATCCTATTGAACAACGAAAAAGATTGGAAGCTCAAGCCATTTTAAAAAGTAATGGGGATCTAGAGGCTATGGAGATGGATGAAGACTATTTAACAGCTATGGAATACGGGATGCCTCCAGTTTCAGGGTGGGGATTTGGAATAGAAAGGTTATTAATGGTACTAACGGATAGCGATACAATTAAAGAATGTACATTATTCCCTTTGACTAAAAAGTTATAG
- a CDS encoding alpha/beta hydrolase produces MRAINQLIKINDHKMEVLLKGNKGPLVIILTGMGCSFEEWYEVIENLSESSRVLTFHRQGLGKSEIGSGIQNTASTVRDLAEILNHFQIDEPFYLMGHSFGGLCVQHFAKVHPEKVAGVILVDSTSVNLKELEKLDLPVLNQDTDESWIEKSLEYSTKSEQELLEILKPSLTEKQHQFSKAIQQKLLDFQVSPLLYKAMASEIKEWTKDAEVIRSLGDFPDVPLIVIGRDKEYTIQSELGNGIPEWELRVFEEKWEELITNQSKLSLKGELVFARHSGHSVFLERPDLIIDCLHKMVGRVQN; encoded by the coding sequence TTGAGAGCTATTAATCAACTGATCAAAATCAACGACCACAAAATGGAAGTTCTTCTTAAAGGGAATAAAGGTCCGCTTGTTATTATTCTTACAGGGATGGGCTGCTCATTTGAGGAGTGGTATGAGGTAATAGAAAATTTAAGTGAATCGTCTAGAGTTCTAACGTTTCATCGACAAGGACTGGGGAAGAGTGAGATTGGGAGTGGTATTCAAAATACAGCATCAACCGTTCGTGATTTAGCCGAAATCCTCAACCACTTTCAAATCGACGAGCCATTTTATTTAATGGGACACTCGTTTGGCGGCCTATGTGTTCAACACTTCGCTAAAGTGCATCCTGAAAAGGTGGCCGGAGTGATATTAGTGGACTCGACTTCTGTTAACTTAAAAGAATTAGAGAAGCTTGATCTACCTGTATTAAACCAAGACACAGATGAATCGTGGATTGAAAAGAGCTTGGAGTATTCAACCAAGAGTGAACAAGAACTATTGGAAATACTGAAGCCTTCACTTACGGAAAAACAACATCAATTTTCAAAGGCCATTCAGCAAAAACTGTTGGACTTTCAAGTGAGTCCATTACTTTATAAAGCGATGGCATCAGAGATCAAGGAATGGACGAAAGATGCAGAAGTTATCAGGAGTCTAGGAGATTTTCCTGATGTTCCATTAATCGTAATTGGACGGGATAAGGAATATACGATTCAATCTGAATTAGGAAATGGCATACCTGAATGGGAGTTACGAGTTTTTGAAGAGAAGTGGGAAGAGCTTATCACCAACCAGAGTAAATTGTCTTTAAAGGGTGAATTAGTTTTTGCGCGACATTCAGGACATTCTGTGTTCCTTGAGCGACCGGATTTGATTATTGACTGTCTACATAAAATGGTAGGACGGGTGCAAAACTAG
- a CDS encoding serine hydrolase: MNNVIEKMKEVEVGEVGITIYSTKENKEWISLNSELTIPLASAAKVAIAFCVAKWVEDDLLKWDAIVKEVSLNPEEDSKELYPHLQNRQTLPLREAVEVMIACHDSYIARSIVECCGGWERVNKSLQSFYPSIHVTENPRDVDNKAQLNEMLDLMIRIYQGYKTKPLLWTPIMNGLVRQKGNIGQIPVHHLNHMTGGLEDAAVDIGIMGDFNENPYLFALGAVNLPNRLNHQDSDHKIMEAMELLYGEYVKQ, encoded by the coding sequence CTGAATAACGTAATAGAAAAAATGAAAGAAGTAGAGGTTGGAGAAGTAGGGATAACGATCTATTCCACAAAAGAAAATAAAGAATGGATCTCTTTAAATAGCGAGCTCACAATCCCCCTCGCATCAGCGGCAAAAGTGGCAATCGCATTTTGCGTAGCGAAGTGGGTGGAGGATGATTTGCTTAAATGGGATGCCATTGTGAAAGAAGTATCCTTAAATCCAGAAGAGGATAGCAAAGAACTTTACCCTCACTTACAAAATAGGCAAACCCTTCCGTTGAGGGAAGCGGTTGAAGTAATGATTGCCTGCCACGATAGCTATATTGCCAGAAGCATTGTTGAATGTTGTGGCGGTTGGGAAAGGGTAAATAAGTCCCTCCAGTCTTTTTATCCCTCCATACATGTTACTGAAAACCCAAGGGATGTTGATAATAAAGCTCAGCTAAACGAAATGCTAGATTTGATGATTCGTATCTATCAAGGGTACAAAACAAAGCCTCTCTTATGGACACCGATCATGAATGGATTGGTTAGACAAAAGGGAAATATAGGACAAATACCAGTGCACCATTTAAACCATATGACAGGTGGTCTGGAAGATGCAGCTGTTGATATCGGTATAATGGGTGACTTCAATGAAAACCCTTATCTCTTTGCATTAGGGGCGGTTAACTTACCTAATCGATTAAACCATCAGGATTCTGACCATAAGATTATGGAAGCGATGGAGTTGCTTTATGGTGAATATGTAAAGCAGTAA
- a CDS encoding M3 family oligoendopeptidase: MDFHNLNYKRPDIGEFEGKVLQLLERFKASDSHLEQFEIIDQINFLRNDVLTMFTIAQIRSHLNTLDVAYQKEQQYINESWPIYEKIVALFHEHVSYSPFKDEIKEKFGEQFVCLAEASQNTVSSEVIAYLITENNLISDYTKLLATSTVEFSGENRTLSQLDAFLYSADRSIRKQAGEKKYELLSQLEDKIDHIFDELIKVRNTMAIKLGHNSFVELGYARLSRVGYDQADVADFRNLILKYIVPITEKARENQRIRLGLNKLTFYDEDIRFRTGNPTPKGDVESMVSSFEEILNEMSMELGEFFHSLCTNHLLDLLPKEGKARGAYATYLCNEKTPYIFANLNGTRKDVKVLSHEFGHAWQMYLFNQRNRIPEYILPTKEACEIHSISMEFLVWPYLEKIFGEDADKYRYAHLEDAIFSMPYRAAIDEFQHFIYQNPSLSISERKEKWIEIECKYMPYKTEYENTYLKRGAFWQQQAHIFTTPFYYIDYALAQMCSLQIWSKAQTNESMAWEKYMNLCKLGGSKSFLQLIEESGITSPFKEQGFNFIMGEIEKWFELNERMIEELVD, translated from the coding sequence GTGGATTTTCATAATCTTAATTACAAAAGACCAGACATTGGAGAATTTGAAGGAAAAGTACTTCAACTTTTAGAAAGGTTCAAAGCAAGTGATTCTCATTTGGAGCAGTTCGAAATAATAGATCAGATCAATTTTCTTCGGAATGATGTGTTAACGATGTTTACTATTGCTCAGATCAGGAGTCACTTGAATACTTTAGATGTTGCATATCAAAAAGAGCAGCAGTATATCAATGAGAGTTGGCCAATCTATGAAAAAATAGTAGCTCTTTTTCATGAGCACGTTTCCTATTCTCCTTTCAAAGATGAAATCAAAGAGAAATTTGGTGAACAATTTGTTTGCTTAGCTGAAGCTTCTCAGAATACAGTTAGTTCTGAAGTAATCGCATACTTAATTACAGAAAATAATCTCATAAGTGACTATACAAAATTGCTGGCAACATCAACCGTTGAATTCAGTGGAGAGAATAGAACTTTATCTCAATTAGACGCATTTTTGTATTCAGCCGATCGTTCAATTAGAAAGCAAGCCGGTGAAAAAAAGTACGAGTTACTCAGCCAGCTAGAAGATAAGATCGATCATATTTTTGATGAATTAATTAAGGTAAGAAACACCATGGCGATAAAGCTGGGACATAATTCCTTTGTGGAGCTTGGTTATGCCAGGTTATCAAGAGTCGGTTATGATCAAGCAGATGTAGCAGACTTCCGGAATCTAATCTTAAAATACATCGTTCCCATTACTGAAAAAGCGAGAGAGAATCAACGGATCAGATTGGGTTTAAATAAGTTAACCTTTTACGATGAGGACATTCGCTTCAGGACCGGCAATCCAACCCCAAAAGGTGACGTTGAATCGATGGTATCTAGTTTTGAAGAGATTCTTAATGAAATGTCAATGGAATTGGGGGAATTCTTTCATTCGTTGTGCACGAATCATCTACTCGATTTACTTCCTAAAGAGGGCAAAGCAAGAGGTGCCTATGCTACATACTTATGTAATGAAAAAACACCCTATATTTTTGCGAATTTGAATGGTACCAGAAAAGATGTCAAAGTGTTAAGTCATGAATTTGGGCACGCCTGGCAAATGTATCTATTTAATCAACGGAATCGTATTCCGGAATACATCCTGCCTACAAAAGAAGCTTGTGAAATTCATTCCATATCGATGGAATTCCTTGTTTGGCCCTACTTGGAGAAAATCTTTGGTGAGGATGCTGATAAGTATCGATATGCTCATCTTGAAGATGCCATATTTTCAATGCCTTATAGGGCAGCCATCGATGAGTTCCAGCATTTCATCTATCAGAACCCTTCATTATCCATTTCAGAGAGAAAAGAAAAGTGGATTGAAATTGAGTGCAAATATATGCCTTACAAGACAGAATACGAAAACACCTATTTAAAAAGAGGAGCTTTCTGGCAGCAACAAGCACACATATTTACAACACCCTTTTACTATATAGACTATGCCCTTGCCCAAATGTGTTCCTTACAGATCTGGAGCAAAGCCCAAACGAATGAATCAATGGCTTGGGAGAAATACATGAATCTTTGTAAGCTGGGTGGAAGCAAATCATTTCTCCAATTAATAGAGGAGAGTGGGATTACCTCCCCATTTAAAGAACAGGGGTTTAATTTCATAATGGGTGAGATTGAAAAATGGTTTGAGTTGAACGAGAGAATGATTGAAGAATTAGTCGATTAA
- a CDS encoding GNAT family N-acetyltransferase translates to MIYKFNVMTQEEAENIAFNWHYDGDYSFYDMEADAEDLEEFLNPEERGNTMFAVSKDKELVAFFSVSKIADGIFDIGLGMRPDLTGKGNGIEFLRAGMNYVQSEFKPKKITLSVATFNQRAIKLYRKVGFKDVETFMQDTNGSTFEFLKMEYK, encoded by the coding sequence ATGATTTATAAATTTAATGTTATGACACAAGAAGAGGCAGAAAATATTGCATTTAATTGGCATTACGATGGTGACTATTCATTTTATGATATGGAAGCGGATGCAGAAGATTTAGAAGAATTTTTAAACCCGGAAGAACGTGGGAATACAATGTTTGCTGTTTCAAAAGATAAGGAACTGGTTGCCTTCTTCAGTGTCAGTAAAATAGCTGACGGAATTTTTGATATTGGTTTAGGAATGAGACCGGATTTAACTGGTAAGGGTAATGGAATTGAATTTTTAAGGGCAGGTATGAACTATGTACAATCAGAATTCAAACCTAAAAAAATCACATTGTCTGTAGCAACCTTTAATCAGAGGGCGATAAAACTATACAGAAAAGTTGGATTTAAAGATGTAGAGACTTTTATGCAAGATACAAATGGCAGCACATTTGAGTTTCTGAAGATGGAATATAAATGA
- a CDS encoding S66 family peptidase: MNKLNPGDKVGIFTPSSPATVTARKRYERAKSFLESKGLSIVEGNLTGKAEGYRSGTPKERANELNELLRDPEIKMVMSTIGGTNSNSLLPYIDYEAFIRNPKIVVGYSDATAILLALYHKTNITTYYGPALIPSFGEFEPLVNDTYQYFVNYFMTESSLPYEVPMPTYWSDEPVNWLDKTKEKTLYRNEWITRNTGVAEGRLIGGNVNAMYGFIGTDYFPPIKNGDVLLIEDCAKDASIVEKNFAMLKLHGIFEKVSGIILGKHEGFDDLGTGKMPIDILMEQLDGKEIPILAEFDTCHTHPMHPLAIGKKVKVDTRTKSVHCIEAWM; this comes from the coding sequence ATGAATAAATTAAACCCAGGCGACAAAGTGGGGATCTTCACTCCATCATCACCAGCAACAGTTACAGCAAGAAAACGATATGAACGGGCAAAATCATTCCTGGAGAGCAAAGGTTTATCTATAGTCGAAGGGAATTTGACAGGAAAGGCTGAAGGATATCGCTCAGGTACCCCTAAAGAGCGCGCAAATGAATTAAATGAGTTATTGCGAGATCCAGAAATCAAAATGGTGATGTCCACGATAGGCGGCACCAATTCTAATAGCCTTTTACCCTACATAGATTACGAAGCGTTCATAAGAAATCCGAAGATCGTAGTAGGTTACTCAGATGCAACGGCTATCCTTCTTGCTCTTTATCATAAAACAAATATCACTACTTATTATGGTCCTGCACTCATTCCTTCCTTTGGTGAATTTGAACCATTAGTGAATGATACGTACCAATACTTTGTTAACTACTTTATGACAGAAAGCAGTCTTCCTTATGAAGTTCCCATGCCTACATATTGGTCTGATGAACCTGTAAATTGGTTAGACAAAACAAAAGAAAAAACTCTGTACCGAAATGAATGGATAACAAGAAACACCGGAGTCGCGGAAGGTCGATTAATAGGTGGAAATGTAAATGCGATGTATGGTTTTATTGGTACGGACTATTTCCCTCCTATAAAAAATGGGGATGTCTTGCTGATAGAAGATTGTGCGAAAGATGCGTCGATAGTGGAAAAGAACTTTGCAATGTTAAAACTGCACGGAATCTTTGAAAAGGTGTCAGGGATCATTTTGGGGAAACATGAGGGATTTGATGATTTAGGAACGGGTAAGATGCCAATCGATATTCTTATGGAACAACTAGACGGCAAAGAGATTCCTATTTTAGCTGAGTTTGATACGTGCCACACTCATCCCATGCACCCTTTGGCTATAGGAAAGAAAGTAAAAGTAGATACAAGGACAAAGTCAGTCCATTGTATTGAAGCGTGGATGTAG
- a CDS encoding GNAT family N-acetyltransferase, translated as MMKKAFSSDLMARIKLIKGENFVTVENTKNLTDQELIQLIPYLMRESSINTCKNVNILVDSQCSKEVDSLLKEYEFTLHDEHVTVHKVLDESSNMQGGFTLKNLHDLPLAEFKKVWEASMEGSLNSPSSLNIDEQMRSVEVELGPNYKKSCMVAYENGTPIGVTMPHIEPGTLEEGRIFYFGILPSERGKGKSKLLHQQSLEILKKDFNASYYIGSTGHNNLPMLKTFQNNGCTVIERNKVFKRKN; from the coding sequence ATGATGAAAAAAGCTTTCAGTTCAGATTTAATGGCAAGAATAAAATTGATAAAAGGAGAAAACTTTGTAACGGTTGAAAATACAAAAAATCTGACAGACCAAGAACTAATCCAACTCATCCCATATTTAATGAGGGAGTCATCTATTAATACTTGCAAAAATGTAAATATCCTTGTGGATAGTCAATGTAGCAAAGAGGTAGACTCCCTTTTGAAAGAGTATGAGTTTACGTTACATGACGAACACGTTACTGTTCACAAAGTCCTTGATGAATCATCCAACATGCAAGGCGGATTCACATTAAAGAATTTACACGACCTTCCGTTAGCCGAGTTTAAAAAGGTCTGGGAAGCTTCGATGGAAGGATCACTAAATTCGCCATCTTCATTAAATATCGATGAACAGATGCGAAGCGTAGAAGTGGAACTGGGTCCTAACTATAAGAAGTCTTGTATGGTTGCTTATGAAAATGGAACTCCAATCGGAGTCACGATGCCTCATATAGAACCTGGAACGTTAGAAGAGGGAAGGATTTTTTATTTCGGGATCCTTCCAAGCGAAAGAGGGAAAGGGAAAAGCAAACTTCTCCACCAACAATCGCTAGAAATCTTAAAAAAAGACTTTAACGCTTCTTATTACATTGGCTCAACTGGACACAACAACCTCCCGATGCTTAAGACATTCCAGAATAACGGTTGTACGGTGATAGAACGGAATAAAGTGTTTAAAAGGAAGAATTGA
- a CDS encoding aminoglycoside adenylyltransferase domain-containing protein encodes MSLMESFSAEVESIIASIQEELTTILNDDLAGLYIHGSLAMGGFNPDKSDIDLLVVTKKSNTVETKRKLAKFFLTCSNSPYPVEISFINKEQLKDWQHPCPFEFHYSEFWRERYEHDLARNTHEFLGEGSGTDPDLAAHITILHNRGICVTGEPIAETFPVVPHSDYLSSIVGDFQECLDRIQEDPVYCTLNMIRVFWYVKEGVISSKEEAGRWGLANLPKELSSTVNKIIDCYSSEKDDCQFENDELLRFRNYVANNVQIILS; translated from the coding sequence ATGAGCTTAATGGAGTCGTTCTCAGCTGAAGTTGAAAGTATTATTGCAAGTATACAAGAAGAACTCACTACTATATTAAACGATGACCTTGCTGGATTGTATATTCACGGCTCCTTAGCAATGGGGGGATTTAATCCAGACAAAAGCGATATTGATTTATTAGTCGTCACGAAAAAATCTAATACAGTTGAAACGAAAAGGAAGTTAGCTAAATTCTTTTTGACTTGTTCCAATTCCCCATACCCAGTCGAAATCAGTTTTATTAATAAGGAACAATTAAAAGATTGGCAGCACCCTTGTCCATTTGAATTCCATTATAGTGAGTTCTGGAGAGAGCGGTATGAACATGATTTGGCAAGGAACACACACGAATTTTTAGGTGAAGGTAGTGGCACTGATCCGGATTTAGCAGCCCATATCACTATTTTACATAATAGGGGGATTTGTGTGACAGGCGAACCTATTGCAGAAACCTTTCCCGTAGTTCCGCATTCAGATTATCTATCGTCAATAGTCGGAGATTTTCAAGAATGTCTAGATCGCATTCAAGAAGACCCCGTTTATTGCACGCTAAATATGATTAGAGTGTTTTGGTATGTAAAAGAAGGAGTCATTTCTTCAAAGGAAGAGGCTGGACGTTGGGGTTTAGCGAATTTGCCGAAAGAATTGAGCAGCACCGTCAATAAAATAATTGATTGTTATTCGAGTGAAAAAGATGATTGTCAATTTGAGAATGATGAACTATTAAGGTTTAGGAATTATGTTGCTAATAATGTGCAGATCATCTTAAGCTAA
- a CDS encoding dienelactone hydrolase family protein — protein sequence MAEVLLFHHVLGKTKGIEAFADQLRDAGHIVYVPDLFDGQIFSSLEEGLGFVKEIGFGEVTARGIRAAGDLSQDVVYAGFSLGVPAAQQLAQTRNGSKGALFFHACLPTSEFESPWPADLPVQIHAMNEDPFFVEDGDIEAARELVKTANHAELFLYDGKEHLFTDSSIHSYDADATKLVIKRVLEFLA from the coding sequence ATGGCAGAAGTTTTGTTGTTCCACCATGTTTTGGGTAAAACGAAGGGGATTGAAGCATTCGCAGATCAATTGAGAGATGCGGGGCATATTGTATATGTGCCGGATTTATTTGATGGCCAAATATTTTCCTCACTGGAGGAAGGATTGGGGTTTGTGAAGGAAATAGGATTTGGAGAAGTGACGGCGCGTGGCATTCGGGCAGCCGGCGACCTTTCTCAAGATGTCGTCTATGCTGGGTTTTCACTAGGTGTCCCGGCAGCACAGCAGCTCGCTCAAACACGCAATGGCTCAAAAGGAGCACTGTTTTTCCATGCATGCCTCCCAACCTCCGAGTTCGAATCTCCATGGCCAGCCGACTTGCCCGTGCAGATTCATGCCATGAATGAAGATCCTTTCTTCGTTGAAGACGGTGACATTGAAGCAGCTCGTGAACTTGTGAAGACTGCCAATCACGCTGAACTTTTTCTGTATGACGGCAAGGAACACCTCTTCACCGACAGCAGTATACACTCTTACGATGCCGACGCGACGAAACTAGTGATCAAGCGGGTTCTTGAATTTCTCGCATAG
- a CDS encoding DUF4871 domain-containing protein, with protein sequence MRNIIWLLILTGILFTGCADNDSTNWRLSPTFTYDNMTLHGTEGKFGIYKVNGESDEPEFPVNKGRQYNVYFLESTEDFNGKRYKMTATHQNSDDIVELYEWEVDNKQSGAKFSLDKEGLWKIDIFVDDEPYTSFIVEAK encoded by the coding sequence TTGAGGAATATAATCTGGTTACTGATTTTGACTGGAATATTATTTACAGGATGTGCAGACAATGATAGTACAAACTGGAGGTTAAGCCCTACATTTACTTATGATAATATGACCTTACACGGAACAGAAGGAAAGTTCGGGATTTACAAAGTGAACGGTGAAAGCGATGAACCAGAATTTCCAGTAAATAAAGGAAGACAGTACAACGTCTATTTCTTGGAGAGTACAGAAGATTTTAATGGTAAAAGATATAAGATGACTGCGACTCATCAAAATTCAGACGATATTGTGGAACTTTATGAATGGGAGGTTGATAATAAGCAAAGCGGAGCAAAATTCTCACTTGATAAAGAAGGTCTTTGGAAGATTGATATATTTGTTGATGATGAACCGTATACAAGCTTTATTGTTGAAGCGAAATAA
- a CDS encoding serine hydrolase domain-containing protein encodes MEADKRSFQDITKYTEEIKKKMHASGAALVIMKDNEVVHEWYSGTHHFDTGARKIDHLSQFNVYSTRVTYVGLAAALAIYEGYLNLDDKLSDYFKQLDKRILGETTVRHLVTRCTGLKIKKDIVQRVFDSGTSIEGKRPDLLAEIVEQATGRTVNAILSERVFEPLGWKSTEWATEGKSTVSM; translated from the coding sequence GTGGAAGCTGATAAAAGATCATTTCAAGATATCACTAAATACACGGAAGAAATAAAAAAGAAGATGCACGCTTCTGGAGCAGCATTAGTCATTATGAAGGATAACGAGGTCGTACACGAATGGTATTCCGGTACCCATCATTTTGACACTGGTGCTAGGAAAATAGATCACCTTTCACAATTTAATGTGTATTCAACCAGGGTAACCTATGTTGGTTTAGCAGCAGCACTGGCGATCTATGAAGGTTACTTAAATCTTGATGATAAGCTCAGTGACTATTTTAAACAATTGGATAAAAGGATATTAGGTGAGACGACCGTAAGACATTTGGTTACAAGGTGCACTGGATTAAAGATTAAGAAGGATATAGTCCAAAGGGTTTTCGATTCAGGAACCTCCATTGAAGGGAAGCGTCCTGATTTATTAGCTGAAATTGTCGAGCAAGCTACTGGAAGAACGGTTAACGCAATACTTTCCGAGAGGGTATTTGAACCCCTAGGTTGGAAAAGTACAGAGTGGGCGACAGAGGGAAAAAGCACGGTTAGTATGTGA
- a CDS encoding AAA family ATPase: MGVKNYLIEGVSCTGKTTICNELQRRGYQAIHGDRELAYQGDPETGEKTDTASHKNHIWDLDKVKALVDNKNEPVTFFCGGSRNFPKFIDLFDGVFILEVDIETLNQRLDARPEDEFGGKKSERELIVRLHETKEDIPKNGMIIDAAAPVEHVVDAIVGQSEGS, from the coding sequence ATGGGCGTCAAAAATTATTTGATCGAAGGCGTTTCCTGTACTGGCAAAACAACGATCTGTAATGAATTGCAGCGGCGGGGCTATCAAGCCATTCATGGTGACCGGGAATTGGCTTATCAAGGTGATCCGGAAACTGGTGAAAAGACCGATACTGCCTCTCACAAGAATCATATATGGGATTTGGATAAGGTAAAAGCGTTGGTCGATAACAAGAATGAGCCAGTAACATTTTTCTGCGGTGGTTCCCGTAACTTCCCGAAATTTATCGATCTATTTGATGGTGTGTTTATTCTGGAGGTCGATATTGAAACATTGAACCAACGCCTGGACGCTCGACCGGAAGATGAATTTGGAGGGAAGAAGTCGGAAAGGGAGCTCATAGTTCGTTTGCATGAGACGAAAGAAGACATTCCAAAGAACGGAATGATTATTGACGCGGCTGCACCGGTAGAGCACGTAGTCGATGCTATCGTAGGTCAAAGTGAAGGTAGCTGA